The Stigmatopora nigra isolate UIUO_SnigA chromosome 23, RoL_Snig_1.1, whole genome shotgun sequence genome includes the window CTCACCGGCCTGCTTGTTGTAGATGATATTTTTGCAAAGTAGGTCGTTGTGGCACAGTACCACAGGGGAGCCCAGCAATGACAAGCTTTGCTGGAGCCACACCAGTTCCTCTCGCAGGCAACGTGGGCTGGGCACTTCCATGTTCAACCTGGAGACGGAAGAAGTCAGAATGACACGCGAAAACATGGGCTATGCAAGTCGGCGAAAAGTtctctctaattttttgttggtctgggcagaaagacaacctccctgatcacactgagtgacatcatcattgctcgctatgggcataccagtattacacctgccataagcaggtgcatgtcaatgttccctctaatttttcatgtaaaaaatgctgtaaaagatgaaaaacaaaagagtggacagagctattgccaCAGGCTGCCGTGTAAACAGCACCATCATgggaaaatgtgtaaaaaaaaatgtgaaaaatgtaaaataataaaaataataaataaaaaagttaggattttatttactgcacgccatatgattgctgctgcgcagagaagagagtagtgcgcaattgttcGCTTCGGTGAAAACTATCTATATATTGCATTGGACTATATTATATATCTTTGTCTATATCTTTGTCTATATCTTTGTCTATATCTTTGTCTATATCTTTGTCTATATCTTTGTCTATATCTTTGTCTATATCTTTGTCTATATCTTTGTCTATATCTTTGTCTATATCTTTGTCTATATCTTTGTCTATATCTTTGTCTATATCTTTGTCTATATCTTTGTCTATATCTTTGTCTATAtctttgtctgtctctgtctctatctctatatattaatataactatttaTAGTACTATATTGCATTGTACTGGGGGAGTGATGACTATTTTCCCTATTAATTACTATTTTTAATCTGATTCATAACTAACTTGTCTTGATCAGTAAAAGAGAAGTCATAAGGATGATCAGTTATGGTTTGCAAATTTTTTCTCAGGGTTTTTATCTGTGGTTTCGCCCTTGTGGCGGTTTTGCAGACTGGCTCTGAAGGCCATGGTCGTGGCTTCACATGCAGATAAGAGAACGCCAATgacaaaattatacattttggtgaaagATTTTTTTGGTGCTCACCTGGCATTCTTCTCAGGGTCTGCAAAGTACTTTGGGATAAGGGAGAAGTACTTGCCCATCTTCAGCCATAAGTCCGACTGGGGCACCCAGccattgtgagcgtgaatggcgtGATACTTGGCGAGCTGTCTGGCGATGAGCCTGTGGGATCCAGACAATGGGATTTCATGAATACCAAAATAACTAGAGCGTGGCTAGTTGTGTTTACCGTGTTGCTGGGGTAATATGGCGGTTTATTATTCAAGCCggttggttttgttttgtttgtttgggtaAGAAAAAATGGTTACTGTCATTAAATTGCTTGAGGCATGGGCGCTCacacttttttgctccaagatctactttttaaTAATCCAAAATACCAGTATCTACATTGTTGTGAGGGTTAGAATTCAGAGCTAGGCAGTATTGGAGGGCCACTGCAggtacagcttttttttctacagaCTACTTTGACCCAAAGGTTAAAGGTCATGGggcgcattaacgtcaactccatttcatgtgggccggaccgttttagatatattatttagattttttttttttataaatggagtaaaaaaactggattaaaagcaacattaaaaataatgtttatttgattttcttttaatgatttgttgttttattttaaaaggacacaaatttttctttaattattttccatataaaagtggaaaacagaaaatattttttaaatattagaaaatattttttgaactgaaaacattgattaaaaataaataaattatagatttaaaagggaaaatctggaaatatatacatctataatggctgcaccattttagatgtaatatatatatatattttaaatggattaaaaaaactagataaaaagcaacattaaaaacatgttttttgaactaaaaacataaaaaatatttaaaaaatgaaattattgttttaaaagggaaaaaaaatctgaaaatataatatacatctataatcttcattttaatttgatcctaaaacagcaccagcactcatgattgactttccagggccacacaaaatgatgcagcgggccagatttggcccccgggccgccactttgaccccCTCCTTTAACCCCCTCCTTTAACCAAAGAGGGTTGTGCTGAAATAAAAACCACCTGCCTGCAATCCAATAACATACCAAATGTGTGGAAAGATCGCTATCTACCATACTGGCCCACCCTTGGCTTATGGGATACCTGAAAACAGGCTGGCTGCGGATATGCTCGGGTTCCAGAGCAGTTCCTTGCAGAAACTCGTAGCAGAGGCCATTGTTGAAGGTGCAGTATAGACGTGGCGCGCAGCGGTGTGCGTGAAGCACTCGGAAACTCTTCACTTCATTCTCCCGGTCGATCAGAAGTTCCGTTTTATTACCGTAGATGCGGACGAGTACCACGTCCTGCATGGCCGCACCCACGTAGCAGCCAAGTAACTTATTGGTGATGCCGTCAGTGAAAAACTGGGAAGGCGAGAGCAAGGATTTCATTAGAAACATATgtctggttttttttttcttttttttttgcattgttacATAACTTTGAGGAAGTATGTTGGAATCAAGCCTGAATCTTTTGTTCTAGCAGTGCCGTGCAGGGGTGTCAACATACCAGCCCACTAATTGTTATCTCTGTGAGGCACCGACTGGGAATGATAGGAATTTTATTTTCATGCCCACACATAGACAGACAGGTTTTTTGCTGAGTTCcccgtttgtttttgttttgtttttcattgaggAAGATGGGGAAAAGGGTCAAGCGCGTGACTGACTTTATCCTGGCTGTGTTGACACCACAAACCTGCACACCTAAACTCTATGGCTGAGTAGTAGTGCAAAAATGcaggtcatttttttagtattatcaACCATTTTTTGGTGCATTAATATAAAATGACCTTCATTCAATGCAAAATGACAGCATTTAGAGTTCAATGTTCATCCACTAGGGCACAAAACGTGCATATTTATATAGtttaaccagtttttttgcGCAGTGCTGAATGCTTTCTCACCAAAAGATGTTTGGAAATATTTGCAAGAGTTTATGTATACTATTTATACCAAATTAACTGACTGGTGACGCAATCAGTCCAAAGAAAGCTCGGGAAGCTTTAGGTCGTGGCTTTGAAATGACGCAGTTGCAAACAGCGCTAAGGAAAAGTACCCGCAACACGACTGTAAATACACCAGTAATACATCGTTATGAACAAAATCATGATACTACGCGCTTGGTATTCGACTTCCACAGTGGCCATTTTTAAGGAAGGAAGATGTCGTGACGAGACGATCAGCTTTCTTGAATTCGGTTTCAAGTCTTACATAACGTTTTGGTGACATCAAAAACTAAAAGCAGACGCAACTCCCACCTTTATTTTGACCTCCGCAGGTTTCCAGTTTGGTCTCAGTTCCTTGACCAGTTTCAATGCACCGGTTCTGTAGTCTTTCTCCTCCACTGTCACATCTATTTTAGGCACGGCAGGGGCCTCTTCTGGTACATGAATGTAGTTGGCCATATTTGGGTTTTGATTCGTAATATCCACGTGGTAAAGTAACTGTTAAAAGCAAGAAGCGCAAGCAAAATGTGAAGAAGGTTTGACAATCTTCTTCATATAATCCCAATGATTGAGGATAGTATGCGGCAACGCCTCTCCAAAAGCCCCCGCCCACTTAGTGGAAACGTTCGCCTGGTGCATGATGGGAAGAAAAATCCATGAGGCGCGCTCGATTCATGTCATAGCATATCCCGAAATTAAACTATACACCCACTCTTGTCAAATATACCAAAACGTTCATGTCAAAAAACAGCTATCATGCAATCTCAGTAAattaatatgttttttaaatcgGGAATATAAATTGTTGTCAGATAAGACTCAAAACGGATAAATTAAACGTGCGCTATTATGTAACTCAAACCGGCACTTCCTGGTAATTACACTGAAACGCACACCAAATAAAGCCAGAACGGCGTGGGCTATTGACGTAACATCCGCCAGTCACTTCGAATGGGGTGACTTGAGTTGCGCATCAAAGTCTAGACGTTTTAAATGTCAGCTGCCAGGCTTTAGGAGCCAAGTAAGCGGATACTTAGACGGCAAATCCACTTTACCTAAAGAAGATAGTTCTCCAGTGTCGTAGACGACCATTTTCCAAGGGTTGCTAGGGAATGCATGAGCATAACTTGCAAATGTCAGCACCCCAAAACACTAACATTCTTCGCCTATTGGACAGACTGTCCTTACCCTTTAAGAAATAAGCTGCCTTTGTTTGGATCACAGGCTGGATAAGAATAGGAATAACATGTGATTCACATCAAATAAGAAATCACATGAGTCCTTTGTGAAGTCATCAAGCGCAATTGATTAAAGATTAACTCCAAATACTTAGTCATCATCTATTCTATTCCTTACCCAAATCAAACACTCCTACTGAGACCCAACATGGATTTATTCCTGAAAATTTGATGACACATGCCCCAACTATTCCCTGAGTTAAACTTCAACAACCACACAATCAAAGGAGCAATTTATTCACTGCCGACAAATAACCCGAggctgaaaatgtgttttttgcagACATTTTACTTGACTCTTTTGGTGTTTTCTGGAATGTATCAACAAAGACACACTCCAATGTCCTTTCCAGGCACAAGTCAGAGGTTTACTGTGTTTTTGTACATTTCCTTAATCAAAATAGTCTTCTATATCAACATCAGGGTTGAGCAGGTCCTCCCCATACTCTGTGAGATCCATTTGGTTCAAAATAAGGTTCTCAAATGTCTCTTCTAAGTCGGTTTCTCCGATGAGCACTGCTCCGACCATTCTGCCCCTCTGTAGGACCAcctgggaggaaaaaaacatgagtttAGCGCAAAGATCATCGGATCAGGCTTCCATTTTAGTACAGTCACCTTGACATACTCCTGCCCTTTAGTGTAGCGCAATAGTAGCTCATAGTCGGATCCCAGCCCCTGTGCGTTGAACTTCCCAAGCAGGACGACCTACAAATGGCGTTGGTGAGGATTGATGATTAACCAGACGGCGTAGGAAGCAAAATGTACTCCTTCCTACCTTGTAGTTGAAGAATTTGGTGATGTGCGAGAAGAGTTCGAAGCAGAAATCCAACTCAATGGTTTCAGAGAGGACTCGAGCGGCCATACATCGCCCGGCGTGCCACCCCATTTGGCGAGCTTGAGTCCACAAACGCATCTACATGCAAGGGAGcagccgtgaccggacgtttagtcgccggtctgttggccgccggtcaaatgtacttagatattaaacagtacttggatattaaacagtacttagatattaaacagtacttagatattatacagtacttagatattaaacagtacttagatattaaacagtacttagatattaaacagtacttagatattaaactctcaccaaaagggaccaaaagaccggcaaccaaacgtccgagcaccagaaCGCGGAAAATATGAACATGCCATAATGATTTTAAATCACATGCCGGCGGCTTACCTGCTGCCACAGAGAACTGTGCTCCCAGCATGCCGTGCATACGTCCCCAGCGGCGTAAACGTCAGGCTCCGATGTGACCATGTGATCGTCCACTCGGAGGCCGCCGTCTTCTGCCAGAGTAAACTGAAGGATGCATTCATGCCTAGTGTTATTATAGGGCtttgaaatagattttttgCGTATATATTACTCACactcaatgttccctctaaactttttttggacagagctactgccacagtaGCTCTATCCAATCTtaagttttttgtgttttacagcatgttttacatgaaaaattagagggaacattgacatgcacctgcttatggcaggtatgATACTGGtatgcccatagcgagcaataaTGACGTCACTCagactggtactcagtgcactcagggaggttgtcatTCTGCctagaccaatgaaaaattagagggaacattactTACACTGTTGCCGTGGAGAAAGGGCTCCGTGTTGGGCGTCACCCCAGTTGCACTCACGACAAAGTCGCACCCAAACGTCTTGCCGTTAGTCAACTTTACATAAACAGGCCACTTTTCTTCAtctaaaaatgaggaaaaatgtgaaaacacattttgaaatgattcaTGTAGGTCACCATTGTTCAAACTGTTCTCACCAGTATCGAGTGTGTGTGTTTCCGATTGGGAATTGAGCATCTCCTCAGAGGTGAAGATCTTTTCCACCTCACACTGATATTCCACGGAGACTCTACGGGATGCCTGaccgaaaaaaaaatgggtcgaCTAGTTTGAATTTTcaagataaacaaacaaaagcttTCGGTTCCCACCTCTTCTGAACCTTTAAGAACAAGATCTCGGTGCCAGTCTGGACCCAGAGCGCTGCCGGGTTCCGTGTGCCCGGAATCGTGCCCTCGCCTGTGGCGatctaagggaaaaaaaatggcgcaTGTAAGTCGTCGGCCTGAGAAATAACTGCTATTAGAATAAGACCTGCTGTGAAAGTTTGGGCCTCGGTTGTGTAGCGAGATCGCTTGCACGGAGCAACTCGCTTTGGCTTGTCAGCGCCCAAAGATGGCGTCAGGAACTTCGCCGCTCCCGCATCAAAGAAGGCATTACCGATGGCGTCGTCCTTTACAACCCAGATCACCTGGCAGCCTTCCACTTCATACCTAAACAGGAGTTTTGATCAATGTAAAGAGAAACTAGCAACCTCAAAATAAAGTCTACTCACACTAACTCCAAGGCAATTCCTCCATTTCCAATGACGACTATCCTCTTGGCTTTTGTTAACTGCTTTTGAAAGTCCTAAAATACAAGTGAATCCATGAGTTTGAGTGCACTTAAGagcacaattgcgcactactgtCGTCTTCtccgcgcagcagcaatcatatggcgcgcagtaaataaaatccaaactttttttttacccttttccccatAATGGCGCCATTTACTCgacagccagtggtagtagcattgtccattcttatgtttttcgtgttttataccatgttttacatgaaaaattagagggaaaattGACAGGCAGGTGTCATACTGGTgtacccatagcgagcaatgatgatgtcactcacactggtactcattgcgctcagggaggttgtctttcagcccagaccaatgaaaaattagagggaacattgcttaagAGGATATTTCAAATGGATAGAGGTACCTGAGCACTGTCCGTGTCACGAATGCCCAAAATATATGGTTTGTCGTGGCTTAGCAGCTTCGGCCTGGCCCCACTGCAGATGCACAGCAACTCATAGCCATAAATGTGTCCATCTTCAGTTTCTACAAGctgttaaatatgaaaaatatagtCTTGAATGATGCATTCTTTGCCATGGGGTTTGGAGTTTTGAGCATGAATCCACAAGGTGG containing:
- the etnk1 gene encoding ethanolamine kinase 1, producing MANYIHVPEEAPAVPKIDVTVEEKDYRTGALKLVKELRPNWKPAEVKIKFFTDGITNKLLGCYVGAAMQDVVLVRIYGNKTELLIDRENEVKSFRVLHAHRCAPRLYCTFNNGLCYEFLQGTALEPEHIRSQPVFRLIARQLAKYHAIHAHNGWVPQSDLWLKMGKYFSLIPKYFADPEKNARLNMEVPSPRCLREELVWLQQSLSLLGSPVVLCHNDLLCKNIIYNKQAENVKFIDYEYAGYNYQAFDIGNHFNEFAGLNEVDYRNYPSRNFQLQWLRSYLEAYKEHKGHSNEVTEREVETLYVQVNRFALASHFFWALWALIQAKFSTIDFDFLEYAVLRFNQYFKMKPAVTMLSLPE
- the pyroxd1 gene encoding pyridine nucleotide-disulfide oxidoreductase domain-containing protein 1, whose product is MASKTRKTFKFVVIGGGIAGVTCVEQLSYSLPSDDVALITAGAHIKTVTNYKQVAKVLEEFDVEEQPASVLEEKYSNLTVIHSPVKRLHTQSHLVETEDGHIYGYELLCICSGARPKLLSHDKPYILGIRDTDSAQDFQKQLTKAKRIVVIGNGGIALELVYEVEGCQVIWVVKDDAIGNAFFDAGAAKFLTPSLGADKPKRVAPCKRSRYTTEAQTFTADRHRRGHDSGHTEPGSALGPDWHRDLVLKGSEEASRRVSVEYQCEVEKIFTSEEMLNSQSETHTLDTDEEKWPVYVKLTNGKTFGCDFVVSATGVTPNTEPFLHGNSFTLAEDGGLRVDDHMVTSEPDVYAAGDVCTACWEHSSLWQQMRLWTQARQMGWHAGRCMAARVLSETIELDFCFELFSHITKFFNYKVVLLGKFNAQGLGSDYELLLRYTKGQEYVKVVLQRGRMVGAVLIGETDLEETFENLILNQMDLTEYGEDLLNPDVDIEDYFD